Genomic segment of Cereibacter sphaeroides 2.4.1:
CAATGTCCGTCACGCCGTGCCCGGTTTTCCGGATATCTTCCCGATCATTGTCGCGCCGGCAAGCTCCCGTTGTCCGGAGGCGCAGCTGTTTCAGCCGGACTGAAGTGTGCATCCACGGCATCACCGCATGGATCGGCGTTACGCTCGATCCATAGGAGCCGCACCGGCACGTCGAGATGTTTGGCATTGTGCGCCGCCGCGTGGTCGCTGAGTGTTTGGATAGGGAATGGGGCAACGTGGAGAGCATTCATCTTTGAGTGAATGACAGTGCTTCAGAAATTCCGAATATTGCAGAGTGAGGCGTTTAAACTAGTGAAAACTCGCCTGAAAGGACGTCGCGGTCAGCGTGACATGCGCGTCCAGCGGCGGGTGCAACTCGAACGCCTTCGGCTCGCGCGCGAAGTTCCACAGGCGGAAAAGGGACCATTCCGAGCGCCGCTCCTCGGCCACGGCCAGCTCGTTGCGGCTGATGTGGAAGGGTGTACGTTCCCAGCCATTCGTCGTTTTCACCTCGATCAAGCGCGGACGGCCATCCGGCGCAAAGCTGGCGATGTCGTAGCCGGCTCCGTCGCCGTCCTCCTCCGACACCCACCGGACCTTGCGCGCAAGATCATCGCAGCCCGCTGATTTGAGGAATGCACGTTCGTGCGCCAGAACGCGCTCCTCTCCGGCGCGGCCGAGGGCGCGGTTGCGCTCGTCTCTCGCCGCGACATCGAATTTACGGGCGATGTGCAGCATCTGCTCCAGCTCCTGCGGCGGCGGCTGGTTCGACAGCGTGGGCGGCGGCCCGATCCAGATCGGCCGCGCCTCTGCCAGATCGGTCGGCGGTGGTGCCGCAGGATGGCGGCCGATCCAGGCCGGGTTCAGCGCCAGCCAGCGCGCCACCGCATCCATCAGCGTCATCTGGAAATTGAAGGCAGGCTTGTAACCCGGGATCCAGTCCTCACCGAGCCCCTTCAGTACGGCGCTGATGTTCTGGTGCTTGAACTCGACCGATCCCGCGGACCGATCGTTCAATCGCGGCAGAAGCCCGCGCCGGTGCTCGGCCTTGTTGTAGGGGCGACCAGAGATGTCGTCGGCCAGCATCGCGAAGTAATCCGCGACGATCAGGTCGTTCTCCTGATCTGTCCAGGACCCGTTCGACATCGTGCCAGGCTAGAGAACGAAACTGCGTTTGTCATCAGAGACTTCGCGCAAAGCTCCCAGGACATGCCAACGACCACGCCGCCCGTGTTGCGTCTCCGTCGCCGTTGAGACGAGCCGGAACCGGCAAAACGCGCGCGCCCGTCAGTTCACGGAAATATATGGGGATTTTGAATCCGTTTCGCCGAGAGCGCAGGGCAGTTAGAAAGAGACGGTGGGCGCTCGGAGACCGATCTCGCGCAGCCGGCCAGTCTCACAGGGCAGATGGTCCCCGCAAATCCGTTGGCACATGAAGAAAAAGGCCGCGCGAGAGGCCTGTTTTCGGGTTTGCGATGGGCAATGGCCGAGGGGACAGGCCCGCGATCCAATGTTCTCTAACCCTGACGCGCCGGGAACAGGATGGGCCTTATTCAGAAAATTCACATCTGGGCAGATACTTACCCGAAATCCTGCTTGAAGCGATCCATCTGATGCATCCGCTCGTGAAGGATCGTCACGATGCCGATGTCCGCATTTGACAGCCGCCGCCAGTATACGAAATGCCGCTCGTAGCGGAAGAAGTATCCTTCCACTACGAACTCGGCTGGTACGGGCCTCGACATGACGCCGCGTGTATCGATCTGCTCGAAGGCGGCGAACAGACCGGTGATGTAGGTTTCGGCCTGTGCCGTGCCCCAGTGGTCGCGGGTATATCTATAGATCTCATCGAGGCGGACAGAGGCCGTCTCCTGGACTCGGATTGCCAAGGGCTCAGGTCCGGTTCCGGGCGATGACCTCCGCAGCGGTCAGCGGCATGTAACTGTCCTCGGGCGCGGCATAGGCACGGTTGAGTTCGGCCTTCAGGCGATCGAACGCCTCGCGCTCCGCACGCTCCTTGTCGCGACGGATCAGGTCGCGGATGTACTCGCTGACATTCTCGTAGGCGCCGTCTTCGCCGACATTGGTCGCAACGAACTCGCTGAGGGCGCCGCTAACGCGGATGGTCATGGTGGTGGTGCGGGGCATGGCGCTCTCCCTGCTCGGTGCGTATGCAAGATAATCAAAATCGAACACGAGGCAAGGGGAGCGAGGCCGGCGACACCTTCCCCTATCGGCGCTCCCGGTCCTCGGCCTCCTCCACGATCAGCCGGCCCGCCAGCGCGAGCAGCGCGATCAGCACGGCATCGGAGTGACGCGCAAGCGACACGAGGTGCTCTCCGCTCGGCCCCCGCTCGCCTGCGAACCAGTATTTCACGGTTCGCTCGCTGGCGCCTGACCACCGCATGGCGGACTTGATCGCCCGGTGGGTCGATCCGAGCTCGGCGTGCAATGCCATGGCCATCGCGGCGCGATAGTCGCCGGGGATCTCATCGAGGCGCACAACTGTGCCCATCTTCGGCACAACTGTGCCCATCTTCACGCGCATCTTCATGTTTCTCTCCGCTAGATCTTTGGAGAGCCATGAAAACGGCAGAATCCATCTGTTCCCGCGGCGGTCCGGTTTGGCCGCCTGTGGGACGGACCATTCACTTGAAGGTGGCCGATATGAACTGCGAAGCGGGACCGCAGATCATCGAGCGCATGGACGGCCGCGCGCCGCAGGCGATGCGCCAATGCGCCGGGAACAGAAAGAAATTGCCCTTTTACGGAAACGACTTTCCGGCTCTCGCATGCTCGAATGATCGCGGCAGCATGCAGAACGGTCCGGACCGTCCCGACCGGATTGCTGCGACGTGAACCGGAGTCGGCCAGATGCGAGGGCGTGAGGCAAGCAGGGAGACTGGCGCCAGCCAATCAGATCCCGACGTGCCCGCCGTCGCCTACGTCCGGATGTCGACCGATCACCAGAAGTATTCGACAGAGAACCAGTTGGACGTCATCCGCAGCTATGCGGCCGCCCGCGGCCTGCAGATTCTGCGCGTTTTCGAGGACTCTGGGCGCTCAGGCCTCCGTCTCGATGGTCGCGAGGCGCTGCAGAACCTGATGGGCGAAGTTCAATCAGGCCGGGCCGACTTCAAGGCCATCCTCGTCTACGACGTCAGCCGTTGGGGCCGGTTTCAGGATGCCGACGAAGGCGCCTACCACGAGCACGTATGTTCCCGTGCCGGCATCCGGGTCCACTACTGCGGCGAGCAGTTCGAGAACGACGGCAGCATCGGCTCGAACCTCCTGAAAACCGTCAAGCGCGTGATGGCGGGCGAATACAGCCGCGAGCTGTCGGTGAAGGTCTTCGCCGGGCAATGCCGCCTCGTGGAGCTTGGCTATCGCCAGGGCGGCGCCGCCGGATACGGGCTGCGGCGGGTTCTGATCGACGAGCACGGCAGCCCGAAGGGCGAGCTGTCCCGTGGCGAGCAGAAGAGCCTGCAGACCGACCGAGTGATCCTGGTGCCCGGCCCCGAGGAAGAGCAGCGGGTCGTCCAGCGCATGTACGCGATGTTCGTCGACGAGGGGCGGCCGGAGCGCGAGATCGCGAAGATTCTGAATGCCGATGGACACCGGACCGATCTTGACCGTCCATGGACGCGTGCGACCGTCCATCAGGTGCTGACCAGTGAAAAATACATCGGGAACAATGTCTTCGCGAAGGTGTCGTTCAAGCTGAAGCAGCGCCGCGTGGTGAACCCGCGGGAGATGTGGATCCGCGCCGAGGGTGCCTATCCCGCCATCGTCGATCAGGCGCTGTTCCTGCGTGCGCGGGAGATCGTGGATGCGCGAAGCCGGCATTTCTCGGACGAGCAACTGCTCGACGCGCTGCGCGCGATCCTCCGGCGACAAGGCATGCTGTCGGGCCTGATCATCGACGAGGAGGAAAACCTGCCGTCCTCCAGCGCCTATCGCAGCCGCTTCGGCAGCCTCCTGCGCGCCTACCGCTTGATCGGATACGAGCCGGATCGCGACTACAGCTATATCGAGGCAAACCGGGCTCTGCGGCAGGCCCATCCGCAGGTCGTGGCCGAAATCATAGCTGGCGTCACCCGGCATGGCGGGTCGGCCGTGCAGGACCCTGACACCGATCTGGTTCGCGTCAACGACGAGTTCACGGTGTCCATCGTGCTGGCGCGCTGCACGGCGACGGCGGCCGGATCGCTGCGCTGGCGCATCCGCCTCGACACCGGCCTCGTGCCCGACATCACGATCGCCGTGCGCATGGACGAGGTGAACGAGGCGCCGCGCGACTACTATGTGCTGCCCAGCATCGACATGACCGTCGGGAAACTGAAGCTCGCCGAGCAGAACGGGCTCGCGCTCGATGCGTACCGGTTCGACACGCTCGACTTCTTCTACGCGCTCGCCTCGCGGGCCAGGATCGCGGAGGTGGCCTGATGCCCGACGACATGGGGCCGACCGGCCAGAAGCAGGTGACTCTGATCCCGACCGAACGGATCCGGGTTCTCAATCCCCGCGTCCGCAACCGTCGCACCTTCGAGGCGATGGTGGAGAACATTGCACGCATCGGCCTGAAGCGCCCGATCACCGTGGCGCCGCGCGCCGGGACCGATCCGCAGGAATACGACCTGGTCTGCGGTCAGGGCCGCCTCGAGGCCTTCATCGAACTGAAGCAGGACCACATCCCCGCCATCGTGATCGAGGCCGACGAAAGCGATTGCCTCGTCATGAGCCTCGTCGAAAACTGTGCGCGGCGGCAGCACAACCCCATCGATCTGATGCGCGAGATCGGCGCGCTCCGCCAGCGTGGCTACAACGACCGTCAGATTGGCGAAAAGATCGGCGTGTCCACCGAATATGTGAACATGATCGCGGGGCTGCTGGAGAAAGGCGAGGAGCGCCTGGTTTCGGCCGTGGAAACCGGGGTGCTTCCGCTGAATCTGGCCATCGAGATATCCAAGACCGACGCGAAGGGGGCGCAGAAAGCGCTCATGGACGCCTACACCCAGAACAAGCTGCGGGGACGGAAGCTGGCACTGGTGCGCCGCCTGATCCAGCAGCGCGAACTGCGCGGTCCGCAACTCCACAGCAATCCGCTCGGACGCAAGCCTCCGAAACGGGCGCTGACGAGCGAGGGCCTTGTCCGGGCGTATCAGCAGGAGGCCACGCGCCAGAAGCTCCTGATCAAGAAGGCCGAGCTCACTCAGAGCCGGCTGATGTTCGTGCGCGAGGCCTTCCGCAAGCTCCGCGCGGACGGTCACTTCATGACCCTGCTCAGGGCGGAGGGGCTTGAGACGATGCCCGCCGATCTCGCGCGTTCCCGGACCGAGGGGGCACCTACATGAAGCGCGACGCTCGCGACGCCCCGAAGAGCATCACGCTCGGGTTCGAGGCGGACTGTGTCACCCTCCCCATCGACGCGATCCTGCCGCTGCGCGCTTTGGGCAAGTCCGCGAAATCCAGTCGGAAGTACCGGCAGATCGCGGCCTCCATCGCCCAGATCGGGATCGTCGAGCCGCCCGTCGTGGTTCGGAACCCCGACAGGTCGGCCACCTGGTTGCTGCTGGACGGCCACATGCGGATCGAGGCGTTGAAGGACGCAGGCGGGAGCGAGGTGGAATGTCTCGTTTCCACCGACGACGAGGCTTTTACCTACAATCGTCAGATCAGCCGCCTTGCGCCGATCCAGGAACACAAGATGATCCGCAAGGCGATCGAGCGCGGCGTGCCTGAGGAGAAGATCGCGCTCGCTCTCGACCTCAACATGAGCAGCATCCGGCGCAAGGCGCGCCTGCTGGACGGCATCTGCGAAGAAGCCGTCGCCATCCTGAAGGACAAGCCCTGCACGAACGCCGTCTTCGATGCGCTGCGCAAGATGAGGACCATGCGCCAGATCGAGGCGGCCGAGCTTCTGGTCAACGCAAACAACTATTCCGTCGCCTACGTGAATGCGATCCTCGCAGGAACGCCGCAGGCCCAGCTGGTCGAGTCGTCCAAGCCGAAGAAGGTGAAAGGCATCACGCCTGACGCGATGGCGCGCATGGAACAGGAGCTGGCCCGCCTTCAGGAGGGCATCGCCTCGATCCAGGACACCTACGGCGAGGACCATCTGCATCTGACCGTGATCAAGGGCTATGTCGGCAAGCTGCTCGGGAACGCCCGGGTCGTCCGCTACCTTGCGCAGAACCATCCCGAGTTCCTCGGAGAGTTCCAGACGATCACCGAGATCACGCCGGCCGAGGCCGATGCCGCCGAGTAGCCGTTCGCGGCGAATGAAGGGAACCCTGACCCGATAAGCGCGGGGACCGCGGCAGACGCCGGACTGCGGGCCGGATCGAGCGCGGCGGTGGGGATGGCGGCCAACCCGCTCGGATCCCACCAGCCCGGCTCGAGATCTCGCCGGCCGCGCGGCCGCCTGGCGGCTGCGCTCCGTTCGGGCGTGTCGGAGACAGGGCTATTCCGGCATTCCCACTTACTGCGTTCAGGATGCGTTAGTCCCCGTCGGGCAGCCAAGAAAGTGTTCCGCCGTCGGTTGACATTCAGTGAGTGCCAAGAGAACCGAAAAAGGTTGGACCCCGCTCACGATGGGTTGCCCGACTGCAATGTCATGGATGAAGGCCTTCGCTTCTGAAAAGCCAGGCGGGCCATTGACCAGCGATCTTTCCAAAGCGGCCGCCTGATCTTGCCAAAACTCGACTGGACCTGCTTCCGGGGGGACGCCTTGCGACGCTTCAGGGCCAGCTCTCTGTTCATGATCTCGGCTTGAAAACAAGTGCTTATGATCGCTCCTCTCGCCGAACGGACATTTCTTTCTGGCTCGCGAGTTCGTAAAGCATGGCCGGTTCCGGACAGTTATTTTACTCCACAGTTCGAAGTCGGCCGCTGCCTGTCGCGGCGAATGAGAGGCTTTGACGATCACGACTTGTTCGGGTTTGGCGTTAACGCAATAAGCGCGACGCGCAGATATCGGATACAGAACACCTCTTCGCTCAGAACTTATATCACGGCCGCTAAGGAAGGACGCCGCGATGCGACTGTGTCACAACCTGAACCAGCGCTCGATGCTGCGCGGCCAATCGCACTAAAGCTCTCTTATGCCGGGTTTATTGCGCGTGACCGGGTGAATTGAGGCGCTTTTCGGAAGGATACCGCCGAGCGGTTCGAAGAGGTCTTGCACGCTGGCTTTGCACAGGACGAAGGGGACGAGATCGTGCTAACATGTGCAGGGTGGGACAGTACTCGACCATGATATTCTATCTCTCATCGGAATCGGAACGGCGGGCGCTTCAGGCGATGGTCGCCGGTGTTGTCCGACACCGTGGACGTGATATCGGCGATTTTCGCGTTCCCGACCTGGAGCCGCTTAAGTTGTGACGTTTCAGTGACGATCTTTCCGCGAACCACGCCGACAGCCGACTTTCTGTACAAGAGTATGGCCGCTTCAATCAGCATCTAGCTTTGTTGGCGGACCGCGTTCGCGTCGCGCGGTTTCTCAAAGCGATAGCTTGGGTGCCGTGCGGACGGACTATAGTTGATGTTGGCGCGGGCACCGGAGTTTGGGCGCTCGCTAAGACTCTGCTGCACAAGTTGTCCACTTAACCTTCTTTCCGTGCTAATCTTGGGAAGGAGGATCGGTTCATGGACCAGTCGACGAAGGCTCCGAAGGCGCGCCACCTTGTCGTAAGAGAGAAAGCGCATCCCGCGCTTT
This window contains:
- a CDS encoding plasmid partitioning protein RepB C-terminal domain-containing protein codes for the protein MKRDARDAPKSITLGFEADCVTLPIDAILPLRALGKSAKSSRKYRQIAASIAQIGIVEPPVVVRNPDRSATWLLLDGHMRIEALKDAGGSEVECLVSTDDEAFTYNRQISRLAPIQEHKMIRKAIERGVPEEKIALALDLNMSSIRRKARLLDGICEEAVAILKDKPCTNAVFDALRKMRTMRQIEAAELLVNANNYSVAYVNAILAGTPQAQLVESSKPKKVKGITPDAMARMEQELARLQEGIASIQDTYGEDHLHLTVIKGYVGKLLGNARVVRYLAQNHPEFLGEFQTITEITPAEADAAE
- a CDS encoding recombinase family protein, translating into MRGREASRETGASQSDPDVPAVAYVRMSTDHQKYSTENQLDVIRSYAAARGLQILRVFEDSGRSGLRLDGREALQNLMGEVQSGRADFKAILVYDVSRWGRFQDADEGAYHEHVCSRAGIRVHYCGEQFENDGSIGSNLLKTVKRVMAGEYSRELSVKVFAGQCRLVELGYRQGGAAGYGLRRVLIDEHGSPKGELSRGEQKSLQTDRVILVPGPEEEQRVVQRMYAMFVDEGRPEREIAKILNADGHRTDLDRPWTRATVHQVLTSEKYIGNNVFAKVSFKLKQRRVVNPREMWIRAEGAYPAIVDQALFLRAREIVDARSRHFSDEQLLDALRAILRRQGMLSGLIIDEEENLPSSSAYRSRFGSLLRAYRLIGYEPDRDYSYIEANRALRQAHPQVVAEIIAGVTRHGGSAVQDPDTDLVRVNDEFTVSIVLARCTATAAGSLRWRIRLDTGLVPDITIAVRMDEVNEAPRDYYVLPSIDMTVGKLKLAEQNGLALDAYRFDTLDFFYALASRARIAEVA
- a CDS encoding type II toxin-antitoxin system RelE/ParE family toxin, with the translated sequence MAIRVQETASVRLDEIYRYTRDHWGTAQAETYITGLFAAFEQIDTRGVMSRPVPAEFVVEGYFFRYERHFVYWRRLSNADIGIVTILHERMHQMDRFKQDFG
- a CDS encoding ribbon-helix-helix domain-containing protein, which translates into the protein MPRTTTMTIRVSGALSEFVATNVGEDGAYENVSEYIRDLIRRDKERAEREAFDRLKAELNRAYAAPEDSYMPLTAAEVIARNRT
- a CDS encoding plasmid partitioning protein RepB C-terminal domain-containing protein, with the protein product MPDDMGPTGQKQVTLIPTERIRVLNPRVRNRRTFEAMVENIARIGLKRPITVAPRAGTDPQEYDLVCGQGRLEAFIELKQDHIPAIVIEADESDCLVMSLVENCARRQHNPIDLMREIGALRQRGYNDRQIGEKIGVSTEYVNMIAGLLEKGEERLVSAVETGVLPLNLAIEISKTDAKGAQKALMDAYTQNKLRGRKLALVRRLIQQRELRGPQLHSNPLGRKPPKRALTSEGLVRAYQQEATRQKLLIKKAELTQSRLMFVREAFRKLRADGHFMTLLRAEGLETMPADLARSRTEGAPT
- a CDS encoding DUF3883 domain-containing protein; translated protein: MSNGSWTDQENDLIVADYFAMLADDISGRPYNKAEHRRGLLPRLNDRSAGSVEFKHQNISAVLKGLGEDWIPGYKPAFNFQMTLMDAVARWLALNPAWIGRHPAAPPPTDLAEARPIWIGPPPTLSNQPPPQELEQMLHIARKFDVAARDERNRALGRAGEERVLAHERAFLKSAGCDDLARKVRWVSEEDGDGAGYDIASFAPDGRPRLIEVKTTNGWERTPFHISRNELAVAEERRSEWSLFRLWNFAREPKAFELHPPLDAHVTLTATSFQASFH